The genomic window TTCATTTTCAACAAAACCTAATACTTTCGGGCTACGAACTTGGATATCTAAAAAACGTTGGTTGACACTTTTTATCTCGATTTCAAGTTGATAATTCTTTTGTTCGCGGATGGCACTGCCAAAGCCAGTCATGCTTTTCATGCGACAGAGTCCTTTCTTTTACATATTTTTGATTGCTTTTTGTAACTCTTCAAACTCTTCATTTGTCAATGTTAGCCCTTTACCCATTTTTTCATGGTCAGGTGCCCAGTCGCGTAAGTCAAATTTCGGTGGTCTGCCATTCCAACTCACTAAGTTCAATTCTTTGCGCCACCCTTTATTGTTTTCAGATAAAACTGCAATTGCTTCTACGATCTCATATGAGAATTCTTGTGCCATGGTTGTTCCTCCTTTAGATAATAAAGATAGAGATACATCAAAGTTTCTATCGCATCTGTATTGAGTTGCCGTTGTATGCGATCATACTTTTTCTCCTTCACATATTGGTGAAGTCTATTTTCCTTCGTTACGTGTATTTTAGCATTTCGTTCGAGTTTTCGAAACTTCAGCCATTCACTGGCGTTCAACTGCCCAATCGCTTCTAAAAAGGCTTCGTCGATTTTATTTTCTTTGCAAATGCTCGGCAACATCTCTTCGACAGTATACACTTTGTTCGGTAAGATCAATTTTTGTTTTGCTAATAGCTCAAGCATTGCCAATCCGCATGTTTCAATGGTGACCCTGTCTTTATATACATTACGCAAGTCACGCCAAAATTTTTCTTTGTGGAAAAAGGTTAGATCTAACTGAAGCTCTTCGAATAAGAAACGTAAGAAACGCCGCCAATAGCGTTCAGCTGGTTTTGCCGTTTCAAACGTATACCAGTTTCCTTGATAGATTCCTAAACATTTCTTTGCTTCTAAATAACCTAGTTGGATATTCAATTGGTTTCTTTGTCGCTCAAATACTAAAAAGCCACCTAAAGACCAATTTGAACAACATTGCCATGTCACTAAAGCATCTGGTTGCTTGAATTTTTTTGCTACACCAGGACCTTGGACATCGACGATCAAGACTTCA from Enterococcus sp. DIV1094 includes these protein-coding regions:
- a CDS encoding YdbC family protein, producing the protein MAQEFSYEIVEAIAVLSENNKGWRKELNLVSWNGRPPKFDLRDWAPDHEKMGKGLTLTNEEFEELQKAIKNM